GCAGCCCTCACCAAACTGAAAGAAATCGTCGGAGCATAGTTCCTCGACTCTTTTGCACATCAAAGGCCGTTACCCGTTCTTGGGTGGCGGCCTTTTCTTCTTTCATTTAGGATAAATTCGTGGAGTGGGGTTACGAGATCCTGTCTCGCGCTCTGCAAGAGTGTGAGGGGGGGAGGTGTTGTTTTATTGGGGCGCTGCCCCAAACCCTGCAAGGGGCGCTGCCCCTTGACCCCGCCCAAGGACGAGGCCCTTGGGAATCCCGATTTCGCTGGGCTATGGGGCTGAGTGGGATGAGAGCTATGCTCTCCTCTCCATCAGCCCCATATTCCAGCTAGTGGCGTTTCCCGAACGCGTGTTTTTTGCCCTGTTCACCCGTTTTTCTTTCTGAACGCAAGCGTTCAGAAAGAAAATGGTGGCAACTCGCAGAAGAGAAAGAAGCTCTCGACGTTATGCCCAACAAGTTTGAATTTCATTCACGCGAAGCGTGGAGGGAATTCAAACTCGCTGAGGATACGTAAGGGAATCATTCCCTTACGCGGGGTCCGGGGCTGGCCCCGGTTCATTCTTTTTCTTCTCCTTTTTCTTCTTTTTTTTAACACATAGAAAAAATATATGCCGACAGAGAAAGCGTCCTACAGGGCGATATGGAATTTATCGTGGCCGCAGATACTGATGATGTTCTTCCACTTCTGGGTGGGGTTCATTGATGTGTACGTTGCGGGGAAGCTGAACCGCGAGGTGCAGGCGTCGCTGGGGCTTATCACGAACTGTCTTTTTTTCTTGCTGATTATAGCGCAGAGCGTTGCGAATGGTGCTGTTGCGGCGGTAAGTCAGTCAATGGGGGCGGAGCTGAAGCGCCGAGCGCAGCGCTACATTGGGCTGTGTATGGAGCTGGCGCTTCTGGGTGGCGTTGCCATCATGGGTGTTGGGCTGCTGTTCCGGGATGAGCTGCTGCTTCTGCTACAGGTACCGCCAGAGATTCAGTCAATTACGAGCGAATTTTTGGGTGTCTACGCACTGCTTCTGCCGAGTTATTATTTGCTGCTTATAACGAATGCGGTGTTCCGGGCGCGCAAGGAAGTGATGCTTCCGCTTTTTGCCATGATTTTGATAACCGTGGTGAACACTGCGGCGGATTTTGGCCTTGGCCTGGGGATGTGGGGTTTGCCCAGAATGGGCTACCGTGGGCTTGCCTGGGCGACGTTCTGGTCTGTTATGGCAGGCTCGGCGCTGAACCTGTTTCAGATATGGCGCAAGGGGCTGCTCACGAGCGAGACATTTCCTCCAATGCGCTGGATACGGAGTGCGCTGCCATACCTGTATAAGGTCGCGTGGCCTGCCGGGCTGATGCAGGTCTTGTGGCAAACGGGCTACCTTGTACTCTTTGCCATTGTAGCGCGGCTACCCGTGGAAAACATTTCTGCTCTGGCAGGCATGACTGTTGGGCTTCGGGTCGAGGCGGTTCTTTTTTTGCCGGGCGTGGCGTTTAACATGACGGCGAGTGTGCTGGTGGGCAATGCGCTTGGCGCGGGGAATCCTGATCTGGCGCGCCGCTATGGTTTTCAGGTTTGGGGCGTTGGTGTTGTTGGAATGAGCCTCGTCACGATGATCGTGTGGCAGTATATTCCTGAGCTGTGTCGATTCATGACGCCTGATCTGGCCGTGCAGCCACAAATGGCGGATTATCTTTTTTATAATTTGATTGCCATTCCCTTTACACTGACCAGTATTATCATTGGCGGAGCACTCAACGGTGCTGGCGCGACGTGGTATCCTATGTGGATATTTGGCTTCACTGTCTGGTGTTTTCGGCTGCCAATGGCGTGGTACCTTGGGCACGAGATTATGCAGTCATCCACTGGTGTGTGGATATCACAGCTGAGTTCACAGGTTGTTCAGGCCGCATTGCTGCTGGGCGTTTTTGCCTATGGAAATTGGCAGCGTTTTGGGCTTATGAGCAAAAGAAAGAAAAATGGGAAGAGTGCCTAACGCTAGGCCTTGATGAATATTCACGAGCTGAGAACGGAGGAAACATGGACCCTGTTTTTGAACCGGTGTCGCTTGCGCGGCAGGAAGACTACCGAAAACGCTTTGCACGCTGTCCGCAAAAGGCGTCTGACTACAGCTTTGTGAATCTGTGGGGATGGGCCGAAGAATATGGTCTTGAGTGGTACTTTGGCCCAAAGCTGACGTGGATACGTCAGACTCGTCCCGAAACGGTTTATTGGGCACCGATTGGCCCGTGGGAAGAAGTCGACTGGGATGCGTGCCCACTGACAAAAGATCTGAGTTCCGCGTACATTCGAGTGCCAGAGACCCTGATGGGGATGTGGAAAGAGCACTTTGGGGAACGCATTCAGATTGAAGAGGCGCGCGAGCACTGGGACTATCTTTATGATGTGCAGGAGCTTTGCGAGTTGCGCGGAAAACGTTTCCATAAGAAAAAGAATCTGCTCAACCAGTTTCGGAAGGCGTACGATTATCACTACCACTCCATGACCCCGGACTGCGTTGAGGCCGCTCTTGATATGCAGTCGGAGTGGATGGCATGGCGTGATGAGGAGTCTCAGCAGACCTTGGCTGCAGAGAATCATGCTATTTCACGCGTTCTCAAGAGCTGGGATGCCTTGTGTGGTGTCTTTGGTGGTGTGATCGAAGTGGAGGGCAAGCAGGCCGCGTACACGGTTGCAGAATGCCTTTCTGATGATCAGCTTGTGATTCATTTTGAAAAAGGACACACCAACTTTAAGGGCGTGTATCAGGCCATTAACCATATGTTTCTTTCTGAGGATGCACCGGGCTACGACGTGGTGAACCGGGAGCAGGATCTTGGTGACCCCGGTCTGCGAAAGGCCAAGGAATCATACAATCCTGTTGGGTATCTCAAGAAGTTTCGGGTGAAATTTATTTCGTAACTCCATCTCTCTGAGCACAAGGAAGGCCCCATGCATTTGAGTTTGCGTATCGCCCTGAGTTCTCTTCGAACCCACAAGCTGCGGACCATACTCGCGATGCTTGGGGTCTTTTTAGGTGCGCTCGCCCTCACCGGAGTGCAGCACATGTCTACAGCGATGGTCCGCAAGGCCGAAGTCGAGATTGAAAAGCTTGGTCCGGATCTTTTTATGGCTCGATCAGGGCGCATTCGCTGGCGGCGCAGTGGGGCAAAAGTCAAGAATACCGCCTCAAATTTTACCATTGCCGATGCCAAAGCGCTTGAGAATGGTATGCCTTCAGCGCTTTCTGCTGCGCCCTTTACGCAGGCAACCATGCAGGTGCATGCCGGTGCAACAAAGATCCCCAGTGTACTTATTGGCAGTACTCCTGCCTTTGAATTTATTCGCAATGCCACACCTCGCATAGGCCGTTTTTTCAATGAGCAGGAGCTTGAAACTCGCGCGATGGTTTGTGTGCTCGGGTCCAAGATTGCGGGACGTCTTTTTGGCTCGCCAGATCTCGCCCTTGGCAAAACTGTTCTCTATTATCGGGCACGGCTTCGCGTCATTGGTGTGATGCCCGCACGTGGTGGCGACATTGTTGGAACCGATCAGGATGAGCAGGTTTTTGTGCCTCTCTCAACCTACATGCGGCGCATGGCCAACGTCGACAACATTACCGGCGTATACATTCAGCTTGCCAAGGGTTCAGACTTTGAAGCCGCGAAGCAGCAGGCAACGCGCATTCTTCGTTACAGGCATCGGATCAAGGTCGGGCAACTTGATGATTTTGCCGTGCTCACTGCTCGTGACACGATTTCTCTTCAGACACAGGCTCTCGACCTCGTGAGTGTTTTGGGGCTGCTCAGCTCCACCGTGTCTTTTGCCGTTGGCGGTCTCGGCATTCTTTCCATTATGATTCTTCTCGTTCGCTCTCGGCGTATGGAAATTGGCATTCGGCGCGCCGTGGGTGCCCGCCGCTCTGACATTATTTTTCAGTTTCTTCTTGAAGCAGGTGTCCTCTCTGGCGTCGGCGGCTTCTTTGGCGTTCTTGTCGCCCTCCTTCTTGTCTCTTTTGTCTACGTTGTCGGCGGATTCCCTTTTGTATATCGCCCCATTCTTATGGTGGGCATTTTGCTTGGTTCTGTCCTTCTCGGTGTGCTCGCTGGCGTCTATCCCGCGTGGCAGGCCTCGCGTTACGAGGTTCTCGATATTTTACGCAGCGAAGGCTAGCTAGGTGAGTGGGGGGAGAGTTGGAGCGGGTGGGTGAGGAAGATTGGGGGCCTGCCCCAGCACGTTAGTGCTGGATGGGCGGGTGGGGGAAGTTGGGGGCCTGCCCCCAAACCCCCGCGTAAGGGAATGATTCCCTTACGTATCCTCATCGAGTTTAAAAGCCGTGCAAGCTTCGCTTGCACGGCTTTTAAACTTGTTGGGCATAACGTCGAGAGCTTCTTTCTCTTTCCCGTGCGTTGCCACCATTTTCTTTCTGAACGCGAGCGTTCAGAAAGAAAATAAGTGCGGTCTGGAAAAGGCAGAAGAACACGCGTTAGGGAAACGCCCACTAGACCAAAATTAAAGGGCCGGATGTAAGGGAAAGCCAACGGCTTTCACACATCCGGCCCTTTAATTTTGGGCGAAAGCGGGATTCCCAAGGGCCTCGTCCTTGGGCGGGGTCAAGGGGCAGCGCCCCTTGCAGAGCACGAGACGGAGTCTCGTAAACCCAGCCCCTCAAAAAAAGTGAAGTCTGGAAAGTGTTGAATAGCGTGGGTTGATGCGAAAAGTTGAAAAAAATGAACGAGGTGATGTTGACAGTTTGGGAAGTGGAATTATTTTCTATTGCATCAAACGGAGGTGAAAGAAATGGTTATTGATTTTGGATCATTTTATGACTTTCCGCATGACATAGATGCGCTTTTTCAGGAGATGATGCGCCCGAATTCTTTTAGTCGGAGTCGAGCATCATATCCTCAGGTTAATATAAGTGAAGATTCAGATGCTCTTTACATTGATGCGCGTATGCCAGGCGTGAAACTTGAAGACATAGATCTCGAAGTTACAGAGAATGATCTTGTTTTGAAGGGAGAGCGCAAGGCAGAGGAGGCGAAATACTATCGCCAGGAGCGCGGTTCTGGTCAGTTCCAGAGAGTATTCCATCTTTCGTCTCGGGTTGACCATGATGGTGTAAAGGCAACGCTTCGCAACGGTATTCTTGAGATTGTTTTGCCCAAGGCAGAAGCAGTTAAGCCCCGCAAGATTGCGATTTCGGCATAAAAAGGAGGTTCATGAAATGTCTCAGGATGTAGCAAGAACTGAAGAGCGCTCTTTTGAGCGTGTGATTCCGAATGCTGACGTCGTCGTGCGGGAAGACGGCTGGCACATAGTGCTGGACATGCCGGGCGTGAGCAAAGACGAGCTGGTGATTGATTTGCAGGACCGCGATTTGCGGGTGCAGGGCAAGAGTAGCTGTGGAGACTGCGGCGAAAGGTCCTGCCTGCGGCATGAGTTTGCACCAGTGGAATATGTCAGAAGTTTTTCGCTGTCTGATGAAATTGATAGGGCGAAGATTACGGCCAACTTCGAAAACGGTGTTCTGGATGTGCATCTGCCAGAGGCAGAGAGTGCCAAGCCGCGCAAGATTGAGATCCAGACTGCCTAGCCCTGATGTGTATTGCGCTACACAGTAGCGTTCAAATATACGGTGTGGCTCCAGCCAGCATTCGTCCTTCCCTACTTTGCTGGAGCCATGCCCCTCAAAATTTGTAACGATAATACCGAGCAGAAGAACGACAGGAAGACTCCTCAAGAGCTACGGGATTGCCCGCCCAAGGCTCAGTGAATGCTCCCCTCCATCCCCCCATGAAAGCCCGTTCCATTGTGGAGCGGGCTTTTGTTTTATTCTGTTTCTGTGGGCTTGGGGAGCAGATGGAAAAAGGTCTGTACGAAGCGCCCAGAGATGACAGAGGGCAGGGCAAAGCGGAGTTCCTCGCCTTCGATGAACCGGGAGCTGAGCGCGAGAAAGAGGCTCTCGGAAATGGGCGCGACGCGCTTGTGCGTTTTGCTGATAAACTGATCTGTCTCGTAGCCTTCGGGGAGATCGAAAACGCGACATGCGAGCGGACGATGGGCAAAGATGCGACATTCGCCAAGCTCGTTGAGTGGGCAAAGAATTTTTTTTGCGGTGTAGGCTGCGCGAAGTTCGGGTCCGATGCTGGCACTTTGCCCGTCATGATAGCCGAGCTTGCGAAGAAAGCTAAAGGCACCTGTTGCGCGGGTGATGGCAGATTCTCGTTCGGGCTGGCTGAGAGTGGTGTTGATGGCGTGGTGAACGTAGACGGTTTCGATGAGGGAGAGGGAAAGTGGGCGATAGCAGCAGCGACTGTGCCCAGCACCGCAGTGGAGTTCGACACCGTGGGCCGTGAGCCGCTCGTTGACTGAGGCGACAACGGCTTCGTAGTCCCGAAAGAAGGGGCCGAGGTCGACGTCGGGCTGAATTTCAATAGATGGTTCGCGAATGGTGAGGGTGTTTTCCTTTTTGCCGTAGCGACGGACAAAGCGCCACTGCTGAAAGTTCTGTGGCTTGGCCCGGAGCGGCCTAAGAATGCGGGCGGCCTGCGCATGGCTGAGACCACGGCGCAGAAGATAGGCGTTGAGGACAGTGCCTGTGCGGCCGATGCCGTGGCGACAGTGGATGAGCACCCGTTTGCCCAGATAAATAGCCTCGTCGAGCCATTCGAGAGCCTTTTCGAGACCTTCAAGGTCTGGGCTTTGCTCGTCCGGGATGGGAAAATAATACACGTCAAAACCGTGGTCTGCTTCGATCCAGTGCAGGTCACAAAATTCATCACAAAGATTGAGAATGGCGTCGACCCCATGTGATTTGACGGCATCAAGCATGGGGTAGGACATGGGAGCACCACCAACGGCGAGATGCGACGTGACCCATGTCAGGGGGTAGAGGGGTTTTGCCATACGACTCCTTGGACGTGCCTAGATTGAGTCCATAAACGAATCCACGAGTTCCTGAACCTGATCGTCTCCGGTGAGAACCATGTCCATCAGCCGGGTTTTTCCAAGAAGCGTTCCAAGAAGGGTAAGGTTCAGTTCCATTTGTGGCTGCGCACCACGCTGAAGGGATGCTTCGAGGAGTTCACCCGTGATGTGGACACTAAAGCCTGCATCGCTCAAGACTTTGTCCACAAAGGACAGGCGGAGCCGACGCTGTGAAATGTCTGCTCCGCCACCCATAAAGCGGAAATTGATGTAGTTCGAGTCGGGGTGCTGGGTGACCATCGAGTCAATGACCGCAAAGTGATAGCCAAAGCGAATCAGGGCGTGCATGTACTCATGCCCGACCAGAATGTAGCTGGAGAGTGTCTTTGATTTGAGACTCATCACTCCGGCACTGACACGGTCAAATTCTTCCCAGTCAAAGGCAAGAAGACTGCCGTCCCACTGAATGTCGGGATGATTTAGCCCTTCCCACAAAGCATTGAGACTGTCACTGGCAAAGTGGCAGGCCGTGACTTCGCGTTCATGCAGGGCCTGAGGCGTCAGCCCACCGCCAAGATCAATAATCCGTAAAACCAGAGGCAGGCCGCTTTGAAGAAGCTTGCCGCCAGAAAGTCCACGCTGGGATTTGTTGACGAGATTGAACATCTCGGTGACGGCGGTCTCGTGACAGAAACGCACGATGTCGTGCATGGTTCGACAGCCTGCGGGCGAAAAGTCTTCGGCTTCCGGGTCCGTGAGGTGCAGAGGCGAGACGTATTTCATGACGCGGTTCAGGCGGGCATGGAAGGGCGAGGACGGGGCTGTTTTGGATTGGGCGGCGTACTGCTCCAGCTCCTGAATGCTACCGGAATAGACGCGACCGTCTTCACCGTTGACCGTAACGGTTTCGCCATCCTTGAGAATACGGGTGGCAAACTTGGCGTTGACGACGACAGGAAGGCCAAATTCTCTGGCGACTGAGGCAAAGTGACTGGCGCTTGAGCCTGTGTCAGTCACAACGGCCGCAAGGTTTTCCATTACGCTGGCAAAGTTGGGAGAAAGCGTGTCTGCAACAAGGACAGCGCCTTGCGGAACAGTGTCGAGCGCAACGGTACTGCTTGGACGATATACCGTGCCGATGCCGATGCCCGCACTGGCAGGGACACCTTCGGCAATTGCCGGATGCGGAACATCAGGCAGTGCCTGTGGCACGCTCTGCTTTGTGTGGGAGCTTTGCAGCGGGCGACACTGAATAAGGAAAAGGGAACCCCAGCGGTCCATACACCACTCAATGTCCTGAGGCGCACCAAAGGCATTTTCCAAAAGCACACCCCAGCCGCCAAGGGTTCGGGCGTGGTCTTCGG
Above is a window of Desulfobaculum bizertense DSM 18034 DNA encoding:
- a CDS encoding Hsp20/alpha crystallin family protein is translated as MSQDVARTEERSFERVIPNADVVVREDGWHIVLDMPGVSKDELVIDLQDRDLRVQGKSSCGDCGERSCLRHEFAPVEYVRSFSLSDEIDRAKITANFENGVLDVHLPEAESAKPRKIEIQTA
- a CDS encoding Hsp20/alpha crystallin family protein, with protein sequence MVIDFGSFYDFPHDIDALFQEMMRPNSFSRSRASYPQVNISEDSDALYIDARMPGVKLEDIDLEVTENDLVLKGERKAEEAKYYRQERGSGQFQRVFHLSSRVDHDGVKATLRNGILEIVLPKAEAVKPRKIAISA
- a CDS encoding ABC transporter permease, with product MHLSLRIALSSLRTHKLRTILAMLGVFLGALALTGVQHMSTAMVRKAEVEIEKLGPDLFMARSGRIRWRRSGAKVKNTASNFTIADAKALENGMPSALSAAPFTQATMQVHAGATKIPSVLIGSTPAFEFIRNATPRIGRFFNEQELETRAMVCVLGSKIAGRLFGSPDLALGKTVLYYRARLRVIGVMPARGGDIVGTDQDEQVFVPLSTYMRRMANVDNITGVYIQLAKGSDFEAAKQQATRILRYRHRIKVGQLDDFAVLTARDTISLQTQALDLVSVLGLLSSTVSFAVGGLGILSIMILLVRSRRMEIGIRRAVGARRSDIIFQFLLEAGVLSGVGGFFGVLVALLLVSFVYVVGGFPFVYRPILMVGILLGSVLLGVLAGVYPAWQASRYEVLDILRSEG
- a CDS encoding DUF2156 domain-containing protein; its protein translation is MDPVFEPVSLARQEDYRKRFARCPQKASDYSFVNLWGWAEEYGLEWYFGPKLTWIRQTRPETVYWAPIGPWEEVDWDACPLTKDLSSAYIRVPETLMGMWKEHFGERIQIEEAREHWDYLYDVQELCELRGKRFHKKKNLLNQFRKAYDYHYHSMTPDCVEAALDMQSEWMAWRDEESQQTLAAENHAISRVLKSWDALCGVFGGVIEVEGKQAAYTVAECLSDDQLVIHFEKGHTNFKGVYQAINHMFLSEDAPGYDVVNREQDLGDPGLRKAKESYNPVGYLKKFRVKFIS
- a CDS encoding protein-tyrosine phosphatase family protein encodes the protein MAKPLYPLTWVTSHLAVGGAPMSYPMLDAVKSHGVDAILNLCDEFCDLHWIEADHGFDVYYFPIPDEQSPDLEGLEKALEWLDEAIYLGKRVLIHCRHGIGRTGTVLNAYLLRRGLSHAQAARILRPLRAKPQNFQQWRFVRRYGKKENTLTIREPSIEIQPDVDLGPFFRDYEAVVASVNERLTAHGVELHCGAGHSRCCYRPLSLSLIETVYVHHAINTTLSQPERESAITRATGAFSFLRKLGYHDGQSASIGPELRAAYTAKKILCPLNELGECRIFAHRPLACRVFDLPEGYETDQFISKTHKRVAPISESLFLALSSRFIEGEELRFALPSVISGRFVQTFFHLLPKPTETE
- a CDS encoding MATE family efflux transporter, translating into MPTEKASYRAIWNLSWPQILMMFFHFWVGFIDVYVAGKLNREVQASLGLITNCLFFLLIIAQSVANGAVAAVSQSMGAELKRRAQRYIGLCMELALLGGVAIMGVGLLFRDELLLLLQVPPEIQSITSEFLGVYALLLPSYYLLLITNAVFRARKEVMLPLFAMILITVVNTAADFGLGLGMWGLPRMGYRGLAWATFWSVMAGSALNLFQIWRKGLLTSETFPPMRWIRSALPYLYKVAWPAGLMQVLWQTGYLVLFAIVARLPVENISALAGMTVGLRVEAVLFLPGVAFNMTASVLVGNALGAGNPDLARRYGFQVWGVGVVGMSLVTMIVWQYIPELCRFMTPDLAVQPQMADYLFYNLIAIPFTLTSIIIGGALNGAGATWYPMWIFGFTVWCFRLPMAWYLGHEIMQSSTGVWISQLSSQVVQAALLLGVFAYGNWQRFGLMSKRKKNGKSA
- a CDS encoding PEP/pyruvate-binding domain-containing protein — encoded protein: MNLELRQLFRHWTYQLFAPGTLLRKKYEAFKQLLEMDRNCLKRIAELEELYYGTVSADWNRVTMLTRALSADVEALTQQLMRMRPGHYLDLPDYRRKIEFYVAMQTEPPEFDFAPPYSMTLADAHLTPELVGHKAARLSSIAEVEDLPVPGGFVITTNAFHYFIEYNELRPQIETLLSKVTLDSPGFVMDIAEEIQRIILDASVPPAVEQEYRDHALALASSRGGMVQLAVRSSAVGEDTEASFAGQYDSVLNVSLSDLSDAYKKVLASKYSAKAISYRVRYGMPDMQTPMAALVLEMIDARASGVLYTRDPAVPEKDILQVYSIEGMARPLVDGSSSPEIITLDHNDPSTVLFHERGGGAPQVISGDVPVDEISLTEDHARTLGGWGVLLENAFGAPQDIEWCMDRWGSLFLIQCRPLQSSHTKQSVPQALPDVPHPAIAEGVPASAGIGIGTVYRPSSTVALDTVPQGAVLVADTLSPNFASVMENLAAVVTDTGSSASHFASVAREFGLPVVVNAKFATRILKDGETVTVNGEDGRVYSGSIQELEQYAAQSKTAPSSPFHARLNRVMKYVSPLHLTDPEAEDFSPAGCRTMHDIVRFCHETAVTEMFNLVNKSQRGLSGGKLLQSGLPLVLRIIDLGGGLTPQALHEREVTACHFASDSLNALWEGLNHPDIQWDGSLLAFDWEEFDRVSAGVMSLKSKTLSSYILVGHEYMHALIRFGYHFAVIDSMVTQHPDSNYINFRFMGGGADISQRRLRLSFVDKVLSDAGFSVHITGELLEASLQRGAQPQMELNLTLLGTLLGKTRLMDMVLTGDDQVQELVDSFMDSI